The stretch of DNA GGGAGCGGGCAGTGCCAAACCGGTTCATGCGGCACGACGCTGAAATGTTCGGCCTCCGGAAAAACCCCCGCTTCACTCGCGGAATTCACACTCGCGCAACCCGACTTCTACGACGTTAGCCTGGTGGACGGGTTCAACGTCCCCATCGCCATTAGGCCCATTAACGGAAAGGGAAACTGCTCCTCCGCGGGGTGCGACTCCGACCTCAGAACCACTTGCCCTAAGGAACTGTCCCTTAAGGCTAACGGGAAGACGGTTGGGTGCCGTAGCGCGTGTGACGTGTTTAACACCGACGAGTATTGCTGCAGAGGGAATTATGGGAACCCCTCCACTTGCAAACCCACCTTTTATTCCAAGAAGTTTAAGGAAGCTTGTCCCACTTCTTACAGTTATGCCTACGATGATCCAACCAGCATCTTCACTTGTTCAGGAACTGATTATGTCGTAGCCTTCTGCTCCTCCAGGTTTCTGCTTTCAATTCTTTTATTCTCCTTTttctcagtttatatttttatcaataccTCTCTAACATGTGTGAATTCttggttttatttttcaaacttgtGTTTCTGGAGTTCAGGAAACGACAGGTATGCACTTACCATAACAACAAGCTTCACTGCAGTGGATCACAAGGGTTGAAATCGTTAATTGGAAGGTGGTGCATCGTCATCATAACTCTGTTTTCGGTTCTTAGTTTATGGAATGGATTCTAACCCCGCTAAGACCTCCATCCgctttaattaagtttaatgcATTTGATGAGTTTGTGTAAATAttttcctgttttttttttttctctttgaggATGTTACTTACGTATACCCTGTGTACGTGTTTATTCTATTGTATACGGGAAggtgttattttaataattttatttcactcGTATCCCTTTCCTTTCATTCAAGAAAGGAAAACGATGATGTGCACTTGAGGTTATTCTTTTCGACCAACACATTTTCATGTAGTAAAAATATagcatttcttttgtttttgttacaaCATTATTTGGGCCACGTAACTAAACGTGTGGTTGTTCTGCTGCTGTCTAATTGCCCAAAACAACAATTAACAAAGGGTTATTTCTTTTTGCACCACCATATTTCTCCTATGCAACTTTATAAATACGATTCGAaagtttcttttgaaaaaaaatgaattatataatttaaaagttattttttatttctggaTTGTACAATTAGAAgcttcttttacttttatattatataattcgaaagttatttcttaataaaaaattacaaactatACAATtcagaagttttttttttttagtttaaattgtGCAATTTATTAGCTTTCAAATtgtgtaaaattttatattatataatctgaaaatatcttctaaattgcataatctaaaagttttgttttgactactaaattatGTAATCTTGAAAGTCTTTTATGCTAAACAAATACTTTCGGATAACTCAATCccaaaaattttctttcttgAGTTCATCTATAACGCAACTCATACACAGATTATGGTCATGGCAAAGATGACTACGACAAAGGGGCAGTTTGGTCTCTTAACATGCAATGAGATGCCCATGGTAACTATTGATTGCAGAAAGAAATAGCCCAAATAAAGGTAACAAGCTGGCCCAGCACTATTACACAACTCAGATAATGAACTTATGTAATTTTCCTAAATTAAAACTTCAGTAATTTGGAAACACTGGTATGCTACAATGAAATTCCAAAGTTAGgaaaactattatttaataaGTACTATTACTAGGCAGCCTTTGAATTACCTAACAAATTAAGCGgatttattattttctgttttaattacttttttaatacaCTATTTTGGAGAAGACAATTGtcgaatttggattctctatgtatttttaatttccaACATAATTGTCCTTATGTATTAAAATCttggcttaaatatatatttggtccctatttttgttgattttattcaatttggtccttattttcgttttatgttcaattaggtcctcattttcgtcaaattgtggtcaatttggtccttttcactaacggtgtt from Vigna unguiculata cultivar IT97K-499-35 chromosome 8, ASM411807v1, whole genome shotgun sequence encodes:
- the LOC114195024 gene encoding pathogenesis-related protein 5, giving the protein MAFHPQTIFPITFLLAILLSGQKPCESARVFTIVNYCKETLWPAVTPGENFDGGGFVLKPGQSAVFTAPVRWSGRIWARTGCKFDQNGSGQCQTGSCGTTLKCSASGKTPASLAEFTLAQPDFYDVSLVDGFNVPIAIRPINGKGNCSSAGCDSDLRTTCPKELSLKANGKTVGCRSACDVFNTDEYCCRGNYGNPSTCKPTFYSKKFKEACPTSYSYAYDDPTSIFTCSGTDYVVAFCSSRKRQVCTYHNNKLHCSGSQGLKSLIGRWCIVIITLFSVLSLWNGF